A genomic segment from Mus musculus strain C57BL/6J chromosome 13, GRCm38.p6 C57BL/6J encodes:
- the LOC115488203 gene encoding zinc finger protein 844-like, producing the protein MTPLSHVPILFSGVKGVRVQRNPLNILNVVKPLLYMITVMPKGMKGFIQKRSPLKLFTVSKTFYLTQVSKYIEEHKLDRNPMNVIYVVKDLQRPVILKGMKEFILERNHTNVINVVKSFHRNIVSKHI; encoded by the coding sequence CTCTCACATGTGCCAATTCTCTTCTCAGGTGTGAAAGGAGTCAGAGTGCAGAGAAACCCTCTGAATATACTCAacgtggtaaagcctttgctttACATGATCACAGTCATGCCCAAAGGCATGAAAGGATTCATACAGAAAAGATCCCCTCTGAAGTTATTCACTGTGTCGAAGACTTTTTACCTTACACAAGTCTCCAAGTACATAGAAGAACACAAACTGGacagaaaccctatgaatgtaatctaTGTGGTAAAGGATTTGCAACGCCCAGTCATCTTAAaaggcatgaaagaattcatactggagagaaaccatacaaatgtaatcaatgtggtaaagtcttttcacagaaacataGTCTCCAAGCACAtataa